AAAAATAGAGACATGAGCCCATCATTCCTGATGTCAGACAGGTGTgaggtctttttgtttttagcaagcCTTCCTGTCACATTTTTATAGAAGTCTAACATCTGCACACATTATTGGAGCCTTTCAGTTGGCATTTTTagcactgattttttttctatctaaGATTAATGTCAGCATCTGCTGCAAATAGCAGCAGTCCCTTGCTGAATTTACATGATAGATGGCCTGAATGCTTATATTGCCTTCGGCAATATCCAAACTCTTTCTCGACAATTACTCAGTTGGTTTGTTCTTTCTAATCATGGATATGTCAGCCTGTGCCCAAATGCTGAACAATAGCTTGCTCCAAGCAGTAGCAGCTAAACTACAgctatctctctgtctctttcacttTGCATCCCAACCTTCCATCACTCTGTTCACTCCTACTATCTCCCTCATTCTCACTGCATGGGTTATGTGACTCATACAACACTCAATAGTCTCCTGTTAAAGTCCTGTAAAGCTTAATACagtatgtaatgttttttttggggggggggggggggggtttctaTCATGtgggctgtttttctttcactgtgGCTCAATTTAACATCTGTGTCTCAAATTTCCTTGGAAATTAAACTAGCATTCTTCCTGACTGGTATGATtggtctccatggtaacatcagGTCCCTTATAAGTGCCATAAAGAGCATGCAAGGGGATGCTAAATCACCGGTCTGCCAGTCTCCATTGCATCCCTGGGTTGATTGCATAAGTTGAACACCCAcaggaaaacctccattttCCCCATTTGCTCCTCCACACTCCTTCTTACTCCTCTTTTCTTCACACTTTACCCTCTCTCTATTCTCCCATACTATATTTGTCATGAACACAcgttcatgcacacacaaattaaaaactgaGTGCAACACTGACCTCCAGTGGAAAAGCAATAACTTCTCATTTGTCCTTCAGGTCTTCACTCGCTACGGGAAGTGTTACACCTTCAACGCTGGTGATGATGGGCGCCCTCCCCTCATCACCACCAAAGGAGGTATGGGTAATGGACTGGAGCTCATGCTGGACATTCAGCAGGATGAATATCTGCCAGTCTGGGGGGAGACGGGTAAGAGCAGCATCTCTCTTTTGGCAGATGTGGTTAACAGTCCCATTTCAACAACAGTGTGTGTAGACAGCCTGGTTCCTGCAGTGGTTCATATGGGGGGTAATACTTCACAGAGTCTAATAAACGGATCTAAATTCATAAATGAAcacacttttgtttttaccacAGATGAAACTTCATTTGAAGCTGGGGTCAAAGTTCAGATCCACAGTCAGGATGAGCCACCCTTCATTGACCAGCTTGGCTTCGGGGTGGCACCCGGATTCCAGACGTTTGTTTCCTGCCAGGAACAGCGGGtaaatgaaactaaatgaaaaattctTATAGATCCTAAAGggaaattgtaaaaataaaataaactgttgcATGTGGCAAAAGTGGAAAAGggacttttagttttttttccctttgttcaCAAAGTTCAgtagaaaagtttttattgtttgtgccaaacacattaaagaaaaatataaaacaaatacaatcatACTCATACaatcaaacaagaaaaaatgttcCTCTTACAAGTTTTAAAATTATGCTTGTAAAAAAATAAGGCCTTTTGAAGTCAGTATGTGGTAATTTGTATAGATTTCCAGCAGTGGAAATAAGATATATctttttattacttaaaaatCAGACAATAGACTGTTAGTATTCTGTAGTAAATCAGGCTAAGACTGAGACTGAGTGAGAAAAGAAACTTTCAGGGAAAATATCCTTTGAAGATGTGAACTGGAAAATTCAGTAcacctttattaaaaatattttacaattacAAATAATACCAATCTAAAGTAAATCTTATTacttataaaacaaaattttttgTAGTACAATCAAAACTTTTGACACACCTACCATtcgattttttttaacatctttttctACCTGCCTTTTGAGGATAGACTGATGTCCTCTCTTACATACATTAACAAACAGAATATTTTGAATTTGGGCTTCTAGTTAAGAAACATGCTTGTTCCTGAGTAGTTAAAGTAGTTAGGGTCATAGCCAAACGGTAAACAGTAAGTTGGTCTGTAAATTATACCAACTGTTCATGGGAGAAAGTTTTGagtaatgttttttcttttctcttccacAGGAAATGAAAGACAGGGATTAATCTGgagtttgtttaaaaactcttctgttgtttgtgtttttctctgatttcttttagggatgttttcagattttatcTGTTAACTTGATGagaattttacattattatttctgATAGGAATGATTGCCAAAATGGCAAATATTAGATCTGAGTTGAAATGCATCAGAAGCATCACAtccatcatttaaaattttctttttattcatgcaGATGAATAATACAACATATTGTGTTTGCTTCGCTCCCAGACTTGTTTGATCTATCCCTCCATAACTGGCCACAGCCTGTTTTAGATTCATGTGGAATActtgctctttattttctttatttgcagtttaatttctctgtcatgatgtgatttttattaaaagtgaaAGGCGTGTTGTTGTTGCAGCTGATATATCTGCCTCCACCGTGGGGAGACTGTAAGGTGACGCCCATGGATTCAGACTTCTTTGAGAGTTACAGCATCACAGCCTGTCGCATTGACTGTGAAACACGGTACCTGGTGGACAACTGCAACTGTCGCATGGTGCACATGCCCGGTAGGAGATCGCTCCCTCTCTCTTTACACTGTATCAGAGTTACATCAATCATGCTGCAGCAGAGAAATTACTGAAGACACTTCAGAGtgtgagaggaaagaaaaatgtgttgataTGAATGTGTCTTGCTTTGGCTGCAGGCGATGCGCCTTACTGCACCCCTGAGCTGTACAAAGAATGTGCTCACCCAGCTCTTGGTAAGAAAGAGGCTTCAGCCATGTCTAAATTTTTCAAAAACAgatgtgcgcacacacacacagacataaggATGTTTCCTTCCCTTAGAAGGACATTACAATGACTTGCCTGCATTTTCTACAGACACAACCTAAAACTGACcttaaacttaattaaaatcaaGTCTACATACCATGctgtaataatttatttatttagaactCACCTTTTCCCACCAAGAAAAAAGGCAGCCCCAGTTTTATGTCTCTGCAGCatcaataatacaaataaacacacactcacacatccCCTGATGTCTTAAAGTCACAGCCGCACTGATCTAAAGGTCAAGCTGTGCTGTGGTTTTTCTTCTCTCCAGACTTCTTGGTGGAACGAGACAatgatttctgtgtgtgtgagacgcCTTGCAACATGACCAGATACAGCAAAGAGCTGTCTTTTGTCAAGATCCCCAGTAAGGCCTCTGCCAAATATCTTGCAAAGAAATACAACAAATCTGAGCAGTATATCAAGTAAGTATCAACAACACACATGTGCTTGGAATGAACTTTTATGACATCCAAACATTTGCACAAGGAGGGATGGAAATTAAAGGTTACCTTGTTATTACTTGTTTGGCAATCAATCCTGTGTTTAATGATTATAATCTTATATGGTAGAAAACTGCACTGTATGCTTTTCCACCACTGCAATGAATCCAGTTTTGCCTCCTGATTCTGTCAAACACTGATAACCTTGGTGAAATTATCAGACCGACTACTAACCCAACTATAAAATTAAGCATTTAAAGTCTTTTCTTTCCTCCACAGGGAGAATCTTCTGGTTTTAGACATCTTTTTTGAGGCTCTCAACTATGAAACGATTGAACAGAAGAAGGCATACGAAGTGGCGGGACTTTTAGGTAAACTTGTATATTGTTATGCACAATAGATGCTGATCTTGCTGCCTGCATCTTAAATGATTCCTGTTTCTCAATATTCTGTTTTTTCAGGTGATATTGGTGGACAAATGGGGCTTTTTATTGGGGCGAGCATTCTGACTATTCTGGAGATATTTGACTACCTTTATGAGGTGAGAAAGTGTTCTCATTGAAGAGAAATCCTAAAATTTAGGATGCTAATAACATGTTGAACCTCAGGTTTTAACAGTCATCAGTTATAGCTTGAATTTAACCACACTGTGTtaacaaaaacaaccagaagaaacttttttttatcttactaAAAATCTAATTTAGTCTGATGATTAAATACATTAGAAACATTTCAGATTTCTCCTGCTGTTCCTGTTGAGacggtgtttgttttttaaaatcctcCCAGGTGATGAAGTACAAGCTGTGCCGCTGCTCTGATAAGAAGcacaagcacaacaataacaacgaCCAGGGAACGGTCCTGAGCCTAGACGACGTCAAATGTCATGTCAGTAACTTTCATTGAGCCTCTGCAGCCTTGAGCAGGGAGCCTCTTTCTGAACTTTGTTCACAGCAGCAGAGGATGTGCGTGAACTGTGCCTGGTTAAGGTTTGTGAGCCATGCATCGATAAGGCATGTGCCTAAAGTAAGTGGATGGCCTCAAAGACAGCAGGGCAGCTTAAACCAGTGAACAACATGCTGTGATGATAGAATAGCTGCATGATCCTCTTTTAACAAATATTCAAGGCATAACAGATTCAGTAAATATGGGCATGAGTTTGATGAAGGTTGATATGTGTTTGGTAAATCAGCTGATGTTGTCTGTTACCTGTCAGTTTGATTAGGCTTTATgtgtattatttgtttattaacgGGAATTTTCTTAGTTCGGCAATCGCTTTGTTGGCTTTATCTCCTCCTCATCCAGCTTTTCATCTTCTATATTCATGTCATCCATCCTCATCTTAAGACCATCTGCCCTTTTTAATACTCAGTGTGTTCTGTTGATACACTGTACTACCTCATCTGTCAGGTCAACACCACCACGAAGGATTTATGAGTCAAGTAGAACCTGACAAACTTACAGGTACCTTTTTAGCAACAGGGGTTCGGTGAAAAAGCAGAGTGGGTACAGACCATTTTCATGGAAGACAATTTGACATGAATTCTTTTTTCTGCGCTGGCACTCAGCGTATAAGTCTCTGCAGGGGTTCTCAAACTGAGAGGATGGACAGGAATTtagttaaatgaaaatgagttaTGTAAGGAAAGCACACgtgtttgctttttcttttttttttttacttttttgaagGCAGATTTAAGTGCAGAAAGTTTGAGAAATCCATTGAGcattttttaataagaaaaaaagttagaaatcagatttgattaaaaatgtttaaggtttttttattgttttattttattttattttttacattgttagaTGTTTTTCTACTGTTCACATCATTAAAAGATATTATTGATATTCACAATCTGAACACAACCTTACAGTGCCTGGAACCTGGTTTTATCATGTATCTTCCCACTTGTCACAAACGTTGCTCTTTCAGCCAACATGTGGTTGCAACTGATGACACTGTTATTAGTAACCTTTGTTTACCTACCAGCACCAGCGCAAACGTCTGATGAGGCAAGGCCTCCTCTGGTTAATATTTTTATCAAAAACTTATTCAGTCAGAAAACTATCAAATCCAAAAGTGACTTTGCCAACAATTGCTTTAatgagtggatttttttttttctcttctttgcaTAATAAATTCATTTAACTATATGGCTTTCATTTTCTCAAGATTACAATATACAGTACAAATAGTAACTTGTTATTATGAGAaaactagttttgttttttcaatacCCCAAGACCGTTATCATGAGGATGTGTTTACTGCATTAACACCACATTTCATCGTTGATTATTGCTGTTGAGCTACGGAGCAAAATAATCCTTGTTATTTAGAGATAACAACATAATTAACTTACTTTCACAACAAAACTTGCTTTGTTATCACAAGATCAAGAAATAGTTAACTTGGGATCTTGTAataacttccaaaggttttttAAAGCATGGTCTCTCTAAGCGTCATTACAGAACTGATGTGGTAGATTCACATTAGTCAACGTCATCAGCATCACTGGTGCAGAGTTAAGTTTGTGGAAATATgttaatagtttatttattgtattgttaCATTAGAAAACTGATAACGTCCTTCTGTCTGTAGGTCATGACATCTACATTAAGTTACAACTACATAACAGCATTAAGGACGAGCACGACTCAGTTTGTTTGACTCGGTGTTCGACATTTCTCTTGAGAGCATATTTTGGCAGGAGAGCACAGAGCTTCAAGTACATTCATGTAAAGGAACGTCATACATGTTGACATACTGTTCATCACATTTACTATAAAGGGGATGTCCCTTAAGTTGTGTTAACATGGAGAGATCACAACAGTGCAGAAAGGTATGCTGaatgtgtttttccatcttctaggGCTCGGACTTGCATGTAGCATTGTACAGCAGGTGTCATAAATGTGATCCAGCAGCTCATCCACACATCTGACTGCACTATGAGTCGTATGTCTGTGTGTCTTGCAgtgtgtttttatctatttgtgAGCTTGAGTGTGTTTTTGCAGTGTGGCCCCTGATTTTGGCACCAAATTCAAAAGCtgatgaggagaaagaggaaaatgttGCCCCCTGTTAGCCTGTAAGCGTGTGAGCATGCTCAAAAATGTCTCTCCtgacatctttaatgtttagtCACAGTGAATCTACTTGACTCTGAGCTCAGTTTTTGTCTCAGCAAGAAATGGGAATGTGTAGCTTTGTTGTGTTACTATCAAGCACAGTCGTACCATCGGctgtattttatgtaaatattcaaATGACTGTGAATAGTAATGTTAATGTATTAGCATAGCTGGTTTGACTAATAATGTACATGTTGGGTTTATTTAGCATAGGCTTGCTAGTTTTCTGTACATATGATTGTAGATGGTTTATTTATCTTAAGTTACAatatttaagtttcttttttctatttctgcGTTGTTCCAATCATAACAGCTGTACTCATCAgtacatgaaaataaacagcCAGGTTGTTGTGAGTGTGTTGCATGGCATCATGCATCTTTATACAAccctgctttttttctttttgggtttTTACTAATAACTTtgcatttgaaataaaatgcattgaGAAATGAAAGGAAGCTGTTTTAGTCTGCTGATAATAATGGTATTGCAACAGttatattaaacattaaacattaact
This region of Melanotaenia boesemani isolate fMelBoe1 chromosome 13, fMelBoe1.pri, whole genome shotgun sequence genomic DNA includes:
- the LOC121651722 gene encoding acid-sensing ion channel 1-like yields the protein MDLKVETEDMDSSQPPSIEVFAHRSTLHGISHIFTYERFCVKRCLWVVFFLGSLTFLLYVCVDRIHFYLEYPHVTKLDEVATPIMTFPAVTFCNLNAFRFSRITRNDLYHAGELLALLNQRYEIRDLHLVEESVLESLKVKADFHNFKPRPFNMREFYDRTGHDISDMLLSCHFHGTDCRPDDFKVVFTRYGKCYTFNAGDDGRPPLITTKGGMGNGLELMLDIQQDEYLPVWGETDETSFEAGVKVQIHSQDEPPFIDQLGFGVAPGFQTFVSCQEQRLIYLPPPWGDCKVTPMDSDFFESYSITACRIDCETRYLVDNCNCRMVHMPGDAPYCTPELYKECAHPALDFLVERDNDFCVCETPCNMTRYSKELSFVKIPSKASAKYLAKKYNKSEQYIKENLLVLDIFFEALNYETIEQKKAYEVAGLLGDIGGQMGLFIGASILTILEIFDYLYEVMKYKLCRCSDKKHKHNNNNDQGTVLSLDDVKCHVSNFH